The bacterium genome has a window encoding:
- a CDS encoding branched-chain amino acid ABC transporter substrate-binding protein: protein GYNAALVIFDAISRVVKSGKPVDRHSVRDAIQATKLKTMQGVVSFDANGDLASRVISVFQIKRNPKFPDDDILHQYKYIGVAPEQ from the coding sequence AGGGTACAACGCAGCGCTCGTGATCTTCGATGCGATTTCGCGAGTCGTGAAGAGCGGAAAGCCGGTCGACCGGCACTCCGTCCGCGATGCCATCCAGGCCACGAAGCTCAAGACGATGCAGGGTGTGGTCTCGTTTGACGCAAACGGGGACCTGGCGTCCAGGGTGATTAGCGTCTTCCAGATCAAGCGCAACCCGAAGTTCCCGGATGACGATATCCTGCACCAGTACAAGTATATTGGTGTAGCCCCGGAACAGTGA
- a CDS encoding branched-chain amino acid ABC transporter permease — protein sequence MTLRDIVVQQIINGLSLGAMYSLLALGFTMVYGIIELINFAHFNVFMVGSFIALWVLQSLGLVGQSRVLVGLPLVGALSLALASTMLLSGGIGVLIERTALRPMRNVPGTASMITTIGVSYILFNIILLTVGAASQNYPNPMPRISWDLGGAVLRLREVLLWSVSLVLMGLLQVFVRRTKMGKAMRATAQDQEAARMMGVEVDQIIMLTFFIGSALAGAAGLIFGLYYNFTSFIIGYTAGLRAFTAAVLGGIGNIVGAMLGGLIIGLIESLGGQFLAVRWTDVIIFSILILVLVFRPTGIFGSSAHQKS from the coding sequence ATGACGTTGCGGGATATCGTGGTCCAGCAAATCATCAACGGGCTGAGCCTCGGCGCGATGTACTCGCTGCTCGCACTGGGGTTCACGATGGTCTACGGGATCATCGAGCTGATCAACTTCGCTCACTTTAACGTCTTTATGGTGGGTTCGTTCATTGCGCTGTGGGTGCTTCAGTCGCTCGGGCTCGTCGGCCAAAGCCGCGTCTTGGTGGGACTGCCGCTCGTGGGAGCGCTGTCCCTGGCGCTCGCGAGCACCATGCTCCTGTCGGGGGGGATCGGCGTGCTGATTGAACGCACGGCGCTCCGCCCCATGCGGAACGTCCCCGGCACAGCGTCGATGATCACGACGATTGGTGTCTCCTATATCCTCTTCAACATCATTCTGCTCACGGTTGGCGCAGCCTCACAGAACTATCCCAACCCGATGCCGAGGATCAGTTGGGATCTCGGCGGCGCGGTGCTGCGGTTGCGCGAGGTGCTCCTTTGGAGCGTGTCGCTTGTCCTGATGGGGCTCCTGCAGGTCTTTGTGCGGCGGACAAAGATGGGCAAAGCGATGCGCGCCACCGCCCAGGACCAAGAGGCGGCCCGGATGATGGGAGTCGAGGTGGACCAGATCATCATGCTCACGTTTTTTATCGGTTCCGCCCTGGCGGGGGCGGCGGGACTGATCTTCGGCCTCTACTACAATTTCACCAGCTTCATCATCGGCTATACGGCCGGCCTTCGGGCCTTTACGGCCGCAGTGCTGGGCGGGATCGGGAATATCGTGGGCGCGATGCTGGGAGGCCTCATCATCGGCCTTATCGAGTCGCTGGGCGGGCAGTTCCTCGCGGTGCGCTGGACGGATGTGATCATCTTCTCCATTTTGATCCTTGTTCTCGTCTTTCGGCCCACTGGGATCTTCGGGTCATCCGCCCATCAAAAGTCGTGA